The DNA region AAGGAGGCGTAGCTCACGCCCTCCTCCTGGCGCAGGTCCCACAGCTCGCGCTCGTTGGCCGTACGGAGCCAATCGGCGGGCAGGGCCGGGCTACCGGGCGTCTCGGTCGAGAGCAGGGGCAGGTTGGCGCACCAGTTGGTGGCCGTCTGGAAGGAGCCCCAGCGGCTCGATGGCAGGGTAAGCTCGTCCTCGGCGCCGACGCCCCACCCCAGGATCGGCGTGTCCGGCTCCAGCGTCGCCAGCACGCGCTCGTAGAGCGGGCCAGGGCGCGCCAGAGTGAATGCGCCGGTTGCCACGGCCTCGGCCCGCGCCTCGCCGACCTTCGGATCGATCATCGCCAGCAGGCGCCGGGCGAAGTGTGGCGCGTAGCGCGTGAAGCACTCCTCCTCGGTCAGGCCGCGCGCGTCCACGAGCAGCGCCATCCCGCGCGCCCTGGCCTCCGGCTCCAGCTTCTCGGAGACCGCGACGGCTCCGAGCGGCGCGCACAGCGAGGTAGCGACGTTGACGGAGGTGTCCATTGCGCCCGGATGGTGCAGCTCGCGCGGCCCGTCGTCGTAGTGGTAGAGCGCATACCCGCGCACGATACCGGCCTTGCGATAGCGCTCGACGAGGTCCCATATCGGGAGCGCCCCGCCCTCCCGCGCGCCGGTCTGCCGCATCATGTCGGCATACCAGAGCTGGTAGGCTGGATGGGCGGTGGGGTACCAGATGCGCTCTGCGGTGTGTCCCTCGGCGCCCGCGCGGGCGACCAGGCCGGACAGCGTCTGCAGCAGGATGGAGTGCTCGCGAGTGGGCGCCTCGCGGGCGGTTAGCACGATGGTGGGTCGCGGGAAGCGCGGCCAGTAGAGGTGTAGCCCGGGCGCCGCGTTGGCGGCGCGGGGCACCGTCAGGAGCAGGCCGGCGGCTAGGCCGGCTCGGAGCGCGGTCCCGGGCATGGCGATCCTCCTGCCGACGGGCCATTGGGGCCCGCCAGCTCTCAGTTCGCGGCGGGCCGGCGCCGGCTCCTTCCCGCAGCCACGCGCCGAGCACTCCCTTCACGCTCCCCGACACGGCGGGCGGGTGGCCGCTCGACGGCCTCGCGGTCGCCCGCGCGCAGCGGCCGGATTGGCCGGACGTGGTGGCCCCGGTTCGCTACGTCTCCCCGGACAGCACCCGCTCCAGCAGCGCGCGCCAGAAGGACGGCAACCCCTCGGCCTCCAGCGCCCGTCGCGCGAACGCCGCGTCCGGCTTGCGGTGGACGGTTGCGTTGACCTCGTGCACCGTCACGTGGGGGTTCGGCCGCTCCTCCAGCGTCCAGGCGTCGCCGGCTTTCACCACGCCGGGAGCGGCCACCGCCACGTAGAAGCCGGTCCGCAGCGTCTCCATCGAGCGCCGGTGGAAGCCGGGCAGGCCAAGCTTGCGGTCCTGCTTCCAGCATGGGTAGCGCGGCCCGCTGACCCGCACGCGCGCCGAGCCCACCGCGTAGACGTCGCCCACGCACACGTCGGCCTCCGTGCCGCCGCTCAGCGTCCAGTTCTCGCCCACGCTGCCCGGGCCCAGCGATTTCGCCGGGCCGGTGAGGCCGAGCTCGGCATTCCACAGGGCGAAGTGCGCGAGCGGGTGGCAGCAGACGGCCTGGTCCGGCGCGCCGTGGTGACGCGTATCGGCAACCCGGTCGCCGGCCAGTCCGCGCTCGCCCAGCGCCACTGGCCCGTCCACCGGCTCGCGGAAGATGGCGCTGGCCCAGGCGCCCTGCGCGTCGGTCACGGTGCGCGGCTGCCCGATCGAGATCGCGTGGATACGCATCACCCCGGCCCTCCTTCCC from Chthonomonadales bacterium includes:
- a CDS encoding MOSC domain-containing protein — translated: MRIHAISIGQPRTVTDAQGAWASAIFREPVDGPVALGERGLAGDRVADTRHHGAPDQAVCCHPLAHFALWNAELGLTGPAKSLGPGSVGENWTLSGGTEADVCVGDVYAVGSARVRVSGPRYPCWKQDRKLGLPGFHRRSMETLRTGFYVAVAAPGVVKAGDAWTLEERPNPHVTVHEVNATVHRKPDAAFARRALEAEGLPSFWRALLERVLSGET